GAATGGAGCTAGCTGTTCACCAGTTGCTTTGCCTTTTCGGATTTTGTCTGCAGATCGTTCCGGATGACCTTGATCAGGTCGTTCAGGGTGTTGACATGATAGTAGTCAAGGTTCTTCACAATGTCCTGTTATTCATTGTATGCAGCTTTCATATTGATGAAAACCTTTTCTTCTTTTGGCTGCATATCCAGCGCTTCCCCTTCCAGGTATTTCTGGAACCGTGCAGGTTCAAAGCTTGCCTTTCCGGTGAGGATCATTCTGCTCTTACTCGACAGGGTAATCCAGTCGCCTTTTTTCAGGATGTGGCCTTCTTCATTCTCCAGGGTCTGGTCCACCAGTCTGACGTTATATTTCTGCAGGTTGATGAAGGCTAGTATCCCATATCCGAAGCAGGATGTGACCACATGAACAGCAGCAGGTGTCAGGCTGATGATGGCATCGAGTTCGTTAAGGATGATCGTATCGGCCGGTACGTACGTTTCTTTGCACAGGCATACTTTTTCGCCATTTCTTTTGGCTTCCAGTGCCCTGGCAGTGGAAAAGAAAATGCGGGCGGTGACCGCTGAACGCGGAAGAACCGATATCCCGTCGCAGAAATGGGTCAGTTCACGGTAGGATTCGTGATCAATACGTTCCGAAAAGATCTGCCGCAGGTGGTAAGGCTGAATAAGCTGTATGACCTGCCCACCGGGGATAAGCCTTTTCCTGTACATATCGATGGCTGACAACAGCGTTGACCGGCCGGTAAGTTCAGAGGTGTTCAGCTGAAGCATGGCAAACAGGTAAGCATTCTTCCTGAATTCCGCTGCAAATTCAATGGTAACAGGAGATTTAAAGAGGGTTTCCAGTTAAGATACATTCAGATGCATTTTCGTTGCGTGCCGAACATCTGATCTACGAACAAGGAACAAAGAACGTTGATTTGTGAAATGAATTCAAAGATCAAAACTCAACCTTCCTTGTTCGTAAATGACCACTTCCCTCATATGCTTCCGATGTTCTCTTTGCTGTATTTCCTATGATTTTCGGTTCCTGCAATCCGAATGAGCAGTAGGTTTCATCCTAAATGAGTCAATTATCTTTAACGCACCGAATGGAGAATCCATCTTCCTTATAATAGCTATCACGGTCCAGGTTGACGCTCTGGTAGGACAATTTCCATCTCCATGCCCCGATTGTACCGGCCTGTGTTGAAGACCACAAGTTAGCAGTACCTGTTAATCCATGGAAGTAACCATTGTCCGAATGGTTACGCCATCCACCCGGATGTGCAGTGAATCCGCTCTCGTTGGTGGCCCCTGTATTGGGCTCCCACCAGAGCCCTGTTCCGTCCTGGAGGGTTCCGGTGGATTTCATCTTACCTCCCGCTGCGTACTTCCCGCCAAGGAAGTCTCTTAACACAGCATACTCCGGGTCGGAGGCAACGTGCCATGTGTCCGGACAGATCCCCTGTGCACTCTCGTCTGTAACATATTGCATGGCTTCTCTCCATTCATAAAGACCTCCGTAGACATCACAGTTGGCCTCATCGTTTTGCTGACAGTATTTTTCAATGGTGCCATTGTCGGTTTGTAGTTGTCCTCCGCCATTCATAAGGATCATGGTCCCCACGTTCAGGTTCTCCCTCAGCCAGCATTGGTTGCCAATCTGGACGGTATTGTATGTTTGCCCTTCGTACAAGACGGTGGGCAATCCGGGGCAGGGCTGTCCCGTGACCTGGGCGAAACTGATCAGCACCGTATCCGCCGAGCTGTCGCAGATCGTAGTGATGGTCCATGTAAGCTCATATTCATTTCCTGCAAGGCCTTGAAATTCGCTGGTTGGATTTGAAGGGGTCACCACTGTACCGCCTGTACCACTGATGATTGCCCACAGTCCGGTGCCGGAGGTTGGCGCATTGCCGGCCAGGATTGCTGAAGTACCTGGAACGTCGCTTTGATCCGGACCGGCGTTGGCCTGGGTAGGCAGAATGATGCATCCTTTGATGCAGCGGACAGAGAACCCGTGTTCTATATCGGCAAACCGCCCGGATTCAGCCTGGCCGGAGTTCAGGTACCGGCTCCTGGCGTCGTATTCACTCATCTGAGTGGAAGAATAGAAATGGCCCCTGATGGTAAGGTAGTCAAAGCCCCCATCGTCGTAATTGCGCATACCTCCTGGGAGGCCTGTG
The DNA window shown above is from Bacteroidales bacterium and carries:
- a CDS encoding FISUMP domain-containing protein, with the protein product MITRSFILLVVLVTVTLVNNTVFSGNPVNPDPSCENGHTASVPSLPDLTLEDDFICGDVNKDGLVNVLDIISMVNYIMGGSPSPFNTDAADITADGGINVLDIIALVNIILQVPGIPCPCIGFVSYEGQTYQTVQIGEQCWFKENLNVGTMVISNSGGDLQIDNDILEKFCYNNDPVNCTTFGGLYDWDETMQYVTTEGAQGICPADWHIPTDNEWKTLEGTVDAVYPVGDPEWDIHGWRGFDAGSNLRETGTAHWYPPNNDATNSSGFTGLPGGMRNYDDGGFDYLTIRGHFYSSTQMSEYDARSRYLNSGQAESGRFADIEHGFSVRCIKGCIILPTQANAGPDQSDVPGTSAILAGNAPTSGTGLWAIISGTGGTVVTPSNPTSEFQGLAGNEYELTWTITTICDSSADTVLISFAQVTGQPCPGLPTVLYEGQTYNTVQIGNQCWLRENLNVGTMILMNGGGQLQTDNGTIEKYCQQNDEANCDVYGGLYEWREAMQYVTDESAQGICPDTWHVASDPEYAVLRDFLGGKYAAGGKMKSTGTLQDGTGLWWEPNTGATNESGFTAHPGGWRNHSDNGYFHGLTGTANLWSSTQAGTIGAWRWKLSYQSVNLDRDSYYKEDGFSIRCVKDN